The Streptomyces aurantiacus genome includes a region encoding these proteins:
- the ettA gene encoding energy-dependent translational throttle protein EttA, with protein MAEFIYTMRKTRKAHGDKVILDDVTLNFLPGAKIGVVGPNGAGKSTVLKIMAGLEQPSNGDAFLSPGFSVGILMQEPELDESKTVLENVQDGAAELMGKLKRFNEVAELMATDYSDALMDEMGKLQEDLDHSNAWDLDAQLEQAMDALGCPPGDWPVTTLSGGEKRRVALCKLLIEAPDLLLLDEPTNHLDAESVNWLEQHLSKYAGAVVAVTHDRYFLNNVAEWILELDRGRAIPYEGNYSTYLDKKSTRLKVEGRKDEKRQKRLKEELEWVRSNAKGRQTKSKARLARYEEMAAEADKMRKLDFEEIQIPPGPRLGSIVVEVQNLSKAFGDKVLIDDLSFTLPRNGIVGVIGPNGAGKTTLFKMIQGLETPDSGAIKVGDTVKISYVDQSRANIDPKKTLWAVVSDELDYINVGQVEMPSRAYVSAFGFKGPDQQKPAGVLSGGERNRLNLALTLKEGGNLLLLDEPTNDLDVETLSSLENALLEFPGAAVVISHDRWFLDRVATHILAYEGESKWYWFEGNFESYEKNKVERLGPDAARPHRATYKKLTRG; from the coding sequence TTGGCTGAGTTCATTTACACCATGCGCAAGACGCGCAAGGCGCACGGCGACAAGGTGATTCTCGATGACGTCACCCTGAACTTCCTGCCGGGAGCGAAGATCGGCGTCGTCGGGCCGAACGGTGCCGGTAAGTCGACCGTGCTGAAGATCATGGCGGGGCTCGAGCAGCCGTCGAACGGTGACGCGTTCCTGTCGCCGGGCTTCAGCGTCGGCATCCTCATGCAGGAGCCGGAGCTGGACGAGAGCAAGACGGTCCTGGAGAACGTCCAGGACGGCGCCGCCGAGCTCATGGGCAAGCTCAAGCGCTTCAACGAGGTCGCCGAGCTGATGGCGACGGACTACTCGGACGCGCTCATGGACGAGATGGGCAAGCTCCAGGAAGACCTGGACCACTCCAACGCGTGGGACCTCGACGCGCAGCTGGAGCAGGCCATGGACGCGCTGGGCTGCCCGCCCGGCGACTGGCCGGTCACCACCCTCTCCGGTGGTGAGAAGCGCCGCGTCGCGCTCTGCAAGCTGCTGATCGAGGCTCCGGACCTGCTCCTCCTCGACGAGCCCACCAACCACCTCGACGCCGAGTCGGTGAACTGGCTGGAGCAGCACCTCTCGAAGTACGCGGGCGCCGTCGTCGCCGTCACTCACGACCGGTACTTCCTGAACAACGTCGCCGAGTGGATCCTCGAACTGGACCGCGGCCGCGCGATTCCCTACGAGGGCAACTACTCCACGTACCTCGACAAGAAGTCCACCCGCCTCAAGGTCGAGGGCCGCAAGGACGAGAAGCGTCAGAAGCGGCTCAAGGAAGAGCTGGAGTGGGTCCGGTCCAACGCCAAGGGCCGTCAGACCAAGTCCAAGGCGCGCCTCGCCCGTTACGAGGAGATGGCAGCCGAGGCCGACAAGATGCGGAAGCTGGACTTCGAGGAGATCCAGATCCCGCCGGGCCCGCGTCTGGGCTCCATCGTCGTCGAGGTTCAGAACCTTTCCAAGGCGTTCGGTGACAAGGTCCTCATCGATGACCTGAGCTTCACCCTGCCGCGTAACGGGATCGTCGGGGTCATCGGCCCGAACGGCGCCGGCAAGACCACGCTCTTCAAGATGATCCAGGGCCTGGAGACGCCGGACTCCGGCGCGATCAAGGTCGGCGACACCGTCAAGATCAGTTACGTCGACCAGAGCCGCGCCAACATCGACCCCAAGAAGACGCTGTGGGCCGTCGTTTCCGACGAGCTCGACTACATCAACGTCGGTCAGGTCGAGATGCCGTCGCGGGCCTACGTGTCCGCCTTCGGCTTCAAGGGCCCGGACCAGCAGAAGCCCGCCGGTGTCCTCTCCGGCGGTGAGCGCAACCGCCTGAACCTGGCGCTGACCCTCAAGGAGGGCGGCAACCTGCTGCTCCTCGACGAGCCCACCAACGACCTCGACGTCGAGACCCTGTCGTCGCTCGAGAACGCGCTGCTGGAGTTCCCCGGTGCGGCCGTGGTCATCTCCCACGACCGCTGGTTCCTGGACCGGGTCGCGACGCACATCCTCGCGTACGAGGGTGAGTCGAAGTGGTACTGGTTCGAGGGCAACTTCGAGTCGTACGAGAAGAACAAGGTCGAGCGGCTCGGACCGGACGCCGCGCGTCCTCACCGCGCCACCTACAAGAAGCTGACCCGGGGCTGA
- a CDS encoding acyl-CoA thioesterase translates to MRHIYRCPLRWADMDAYGHINNVVFLRYLEEARIDFLFRPDKDFQQGSVVARHEIDYKQQLVHRHQPVDIELWVTQIRAASFTIAYEVKDPDQVYVRAQTVIVPFDFEAQRPRRITAEEREFLEEYTDDVAGSAGAVAA, encoded by the coding sequence TTGCGGCACATCTACCGCTGCCCGCTGCGCTGGGCGGACATGGACGCGTACGGCCACATCAACAACGTGGTCTTCCTCCGCTACCTGGAGGAGGCGCGTATCGACTTCCTGTTCCGCCCGGACAAGGATTTCCAGCAGGGGTCCGTGGTGGCGCGCCATGAGATCGACTACAAGCAGCAGTTGGTCCACCGGCACCAGCCGGTCGACATCGAGCTGTGGGTCACGCAGATCAGGGCGGCGTCGTTCACCATCGCCTACGAGGTCAAGGACCCGGACCAGGTGTACGTCCGGGCGCAGACGGTCATAGTGCCGTTCGACTTCGAGGCGCAGCGGCCACGTCGTATCACCGCGGAGGAGCGCGAGTTCCTCGAGGAGTACACGGACGACGTGGCCGGTTCCGCGGGGGCCGTCGCCGCATGA
- a CDS encoding ABC transporter ATP-binding protein yields MTTTDSTGPADPTFADLAQRAADRRDRPAYGHDALITCDRLVRIFSADGVEVQALQGLDLLVREGELMALVGASGSGKSTLMNILAGLDTPTAGAARVAGHDLLTMGAKDRLRYRRETVGFVWQQTARNLLPYLTAAQNVALPMQLGGSRRHRRAQAQHALELLELLEVADCRARRPYQMSGGQQQRVAIAVALANAPDVLLADEPTGELDSHTAEQIFAAFRTANERLGTTIVIVTHDQSVAGEVRRTVAIRDGRTSTEVLRRTEVDATTGHETVVAREYAMLDRAGRLQLPAEYTEALGMHDRVALELEPDHIGIWPDDSEHR; encoded by the coding sequence ATGACGACCACCGATTCCACCGGCCCGGCCGACCCCACCTTCGCCGACCTCGCACAGCGCGCCGCCGACCGCCGCGACCGCCCCGCCTACGGCCACGACGCCCTGATCACCTGCGACCGGCTGGTCCGGATCTTCTCCGCGGACGGCGTGGAGGTACAGGCACTCCAGGGCCTCGACCTCCTTGTCCGCGAGGGCGAGCTGATGGCGCTGGTGGGCGCGTCCGGCAGTGGGAAGTCGACCCTGATGAACATCCTGGCGGGCCTGGACACCCCCACCGCGGGCGCCGCCCGGGTCGCGGGTCACGACCTGTTGACCATGGGAGCCAAGGACCGGTTGCGCTACCGGCGCGAGACCGTCGGATTCGTCTGGCAGCAGACGGCCCGCAATCTCCTCCCCTATCTGACCGCCGCCCAGAACGTCGCCCTGCCGATGCAGCTCGGCGGCTCCCGCAGGCATCGTCGCGCCCAGGCGCAACACGCCCTGGAACTACTGGAGTTGCTGGAGGTGGCGGACTGCCGGGCCCGCCGCCCGTATCAGATGTCCGGTGGTCAGCAGCAGCGCGTCGCCATCGCCGTGGCGCTGGCCAACGCCCCCGACGTCCTCCTCGCCGACGAACCCACCGGCGAGCTCGACTCGCACACCGCCGAGCAGATCTTCGCCGCCTTCCGCACCGCGAACGAGCGCCTGGGCACGACCATCGTGATCGTCACGCACGACCAGTCGGTCGCCGGTGAGGTCCGCCGCACGGTCGCCATCCGCGACGGCCGCACCTCCACGGAGGTCCTGCGGCGCACGGAGGTCGACGCGACGACCGGCCACGAGACGGTGGTCGCGCGCGAGTACGCGATGCTCGACCGGGCCGGCCGGCTCCAGCTCCCCGCCGAGTACACCGAGGCCCTCGGCATGCACGACCGCGTGGCCCTGGAACTGGAGCCGGACCACATCGGGATCTGGCCGGACGACAGCGAGCACCGCTGA
- a CDS encoding FtsX-like permease family protein produces MGQRRTFGPRGADRPVAPWIRTRLRAAPGTAVALALLVTATVCLAAAFPRAIDRYEDAGLRQAVVDATARRSSVQVTAPPPTLGSTQGERESVLRPASLRKEYERILNVVERPLVADPGQSTYGARTTKSLEAAEKWLPRPSGLPAQMTLAAHHGLAEHARLRAGRLPRAEGKVTASAPEVEAAVTTETADRLRIKVGSVIHVPAVGRAPLAVRVTGIVAPRDREGAYWATQPILRTPAIMRLPTQGAEPSTYWVGALLLSPDAAPVLLGTPGAPARYWQLAPSPAALTASDLPRLASSVAALESGPGLLKVREFTDPEADASTELDDVLTSYAALRSGIRPLVAVAAFGTATVAVVVLLMAGGLTADRRRPELALLRARGASLRGLTARLFAETAVVAVPAGVLGLAGALLAVPYGRLSYAAWTAAAVVLLACAMLPARAWVTHRAVRVHGAREDLASVRPSRRRTVAELTLLVLASAAVFALRRRGTSGESAGTAGSGDPASLDSSGDQLVSLAPVLIGVIAALVLVRLYPLPLRRLARPAGRLRGAVGHLSLARAGRTSVSTVLPLLALLTALTTAAFGGSVLTGVSDARDRAALLTLGADARIEAMGALPRALPDRIRSAPGVRDVTPLSIGYEAKPGAGFETVPLVGVEPEGYARLAQRTRLGAFPAGELKAEGTSRTSGSGASADQGAGTSTDPEAAGPADADGSGESPLPALASPSVADRFGTRPFPVRLEDRSEITVRITVVRDLTPALSGTDFLVVDRAGLGAAPARPTALMLTGDHLDGGALRKAAGTTADVQLRSEERARYVDSPLQSGAERVYTVAVAAGSGYAVLALLLALMRAAPERAALLARLRTMGLTRGQGRRLLVLEALPQALLAAVGGALTGWAAVRLLAPGVDLTAVALATPGGAPPPGTAALHTDPVSLLLPSLAVLLVATGIAAGQAWWTGRRGSVRELRAGDSR; encoded by the coding sequence ATGGGACAGCGTCGGACCTTCGGACCCAGGGGCGCGGACCGCCCCGTGGCTCCCTGGATCCGCACCCGCCTGCGGGCGGCGCCCGGTACCGCCGTCGCCCTCGCACTGCTGGTGACGGCGACCGTCTGCCTGGCCGCGGCCTTCCCGCGTGCCATCGACCGCTACGAGGACGCGGGCCTGCGCCAGGCGGTCGTCGACGCGACGGCCCGCAGGTCCTCCGTACAGGTGACGGCCCCGCCGCCCACCCTCGGCAGCACGCAGGGGGAACGCGAGTCGGTCCTGCGTCCGGCCTCGCTGCGCAAGGAGTACGAGCGGATCCTGAACGTGGTCGAGCGGCCCCTGGTCGCGGACCCCGGGCAGTCCACGTACGGCGCCCGCACGACGAAATCCCTCGAGGCCGCGGAGAAGTGGCTGCCGCGGCCCAGCGGACTGCCCGCGCAGATGACCCTCGCCGCGCACCACGGCCTCGCCGAACACGCCCGGCTGCGCGCGGGCCGCCTCCCGCGTGCCGAGGGCAAGGTGACCGCGTCGGCCCCGGAAGTGGAGGCCGCGGTCACCACGGAGACCGCCGACCGCCTGCGGATCAAGGTGGGTTCGGTGATCCACGTCCCCGCCGTGGGGCGGGCCCCGCTCGCCGTCCGCGTCACCGGCATCGTCGCCCCGCGCGACCGCGAGGGTGCGTACTGGGCCACGCAGCCCATCCTGCGCACCCCGGCGATCATGCGGCTCCCCACCCAGGGCGCCGAGCCGAGTACGTACTGGGTCGGTGCGCTCCTCCTGTCCCCCGACGCGGCCCCGGTGCTCCTCGGCACCCCCGGCGCCCCCGCGCGCTACTGGCAGCTGGCCCCGTCCCCCGCGGCCCTGACCGCGAGCGACCTGCCCCGGCTGGCGAGCTCGGTCGCCGCGCTGGAGTCCGGGCCCGGCCTGCTGAAGGTGCGCGAGTTCACCGACCCGGAGGCCGACGCGAGCACCGAGCTCGACGACGTCCTCACCTCCTACGCCGCGCTCCGGTCCGGTATCCGCCCCCTCGTCGCCGTCGCCGCCTTCGGCACCGCCACGGTCGCCGTCGTCGTCCTGCTCATGGCCGGTGGCCTCACCGCCGACCGCAGGCGCCCCGAACTGGCCCTGCTGCGCGCCCGGGGCGCCTCCCTGCGGGGCCTCACCGCACGGCTGTTCGCCGAGACCGCGGTGGTCGCGGTACCGGCGGGTGTCCTCGGCCTCGCGGGCGCCCTGCTCGCCGTCCCCTACGGCCGCCTCTCGTACGCCGCGTGGACCGCCGCCGCCGTCGTGCTCCTCGCGTGCGCCATGCTTCCCGCGCGCGCCTGGGTCACCCACCGTGCCGTACGCGTCCACGGGGCCCGCGAGGACCTCGCGTCCGTACGCCCCTCCCGGCGCCGTACCGTCGCCGAACTCACCCTGCTGGTGCTGGCGTCGGCCGCGGTGTTCGCCCTGCGGCGGCGGGGAACCTCCGGGGAGTCCGCCGGGACGGCCGGCTCCGGCGATCCGGCGAGCCTGGACTCCTCCGGCGACCAACTCGTCTCGCTCGCCCCGGTGTTGATCGGCGTGATCGCCGCGCTCGTCCTGGTCCGGCTCTATCCGCTGCCGCTGCGCCGCCTGGCCCGGCCCGCCGGCCGGCTGCGCGGCGCGGTCGGCCACCTCTCACTGGCCCGCGCGGGCCGCACCTCCGTCTCCACGGTGCTCCCTCTGCTCGCCCTCCTGACGGCGCTCACCACCGCCGCGTTCGGAGGTTCGGTCCTCACGGGGGTCTCGGACGCGCGCGACCGGGCGGCACTGCTGACCCTCGGAGCCGACGCGCGCATCGAGGCGATGGGCGCACTGCCCCGCGCCCTCCCGGACCGGATCCGCTCGGCACCCGGCGTCCGCGACGTCACACCGCTGAGCATCGGGTACGAGGCTAAGCCGGGGGCCGGGTTCGAGACGGTGCCCCTGGTCGGCGTGGAGCCCGAGGGGTACGCCCGGCTGGCGCAGCGGACGCGGCTGGGGGCCTTTCCAGCAGGCGAGCTGAAGGCCGAGGGCACCTCACGGACCTCGGGAAGCGGCGCCTCGGCGGATCAAGGAGCGGGCACCTCGACCGACCCGGAAGCGGCAGGCCCGGCGGACGCGGACGGATCGGGCGAGTCCCCGCTCCCTGCCCTCGCCTCCCCTTCCGTCGCCGACCGTTTCGGCACCCGGCCCTTCCCGGTACGCCTGGAGGACCGCAGCGAGATCACCGTCCGCATCACCGTCGTACGCGACCTGACCCCGGCCCTGTCGGGCACCGACTTCCTCGTCGTGGACCGCGCCGGCCTCGGCGCCGCCCCCGCGCGTCCGACCGCCCTCATGCTGACCGGCGACCACCTGGACGGGGGCGCCCTGCGCAAGGCCGCCGGAACCACCGCGGACGTCCAGCTGCGGTCCGAAGAACGCGCGCGGTACGTCGACTCCCCCCTCCAGTCCGGCGCGGAACGCGTCTACACGGTGGCGGTGGCGGCCGGCTCCGGATACGCCGTACTCGCGCTGCTGCTCGCCCTGATGCGCGCGGCGCCCGAACGCGCGGCCCTGCTGGCCCGACTGCGCACGATGGGCCTCACCCGGGGCCAGGGCCGCCGGCTGCTCGTACTCGAAGCGCTGCCGCAGGCCCTGCTGGCCGCGGTGGGCGGTGCCCTGACCGGCTGGGCGGCGGTCCGCCTCCTGGCACCCGGTGTCGACCTCACCGCCGTCGCCCTCGCCACCCCCGGCGGCGCCCCTCCTCCCGGTACCGCCGCGCTGCACACCGATCCGGTGTCCCTGCTGCTGCCCTCCCTCGCCGTGCTCCTCGTCGCCACGGGGATCGCCGCCGGCCAGGCATGGTGGACGGGGCGGCGGGGATCGGTCAGGGAACTGAGAGCGGGAGACAGCCGATGA
- a CDS encoding FtsX-like permease family protein has translation MTGFVFSRVRAHRLLLAAALLTVLLTTAVLTTLTAYSGAIGDAALRHSLLDPASTDPAGTASESAAATTLVVKADVPAREREAADKAVREGARRTFDGLPVTLRTLTRSGPYALPKSVQPPAARSKDPDLTHFAALDRTQVRTVEGRLPGAPAGNREIEVALPEPAARRLALKPGARLTLVDRFDGPDVRIRVTGLYRPVRITSPYWQLDDLRGRGVSRLDFTTYGPLLADPAALSAKGTGGQGPSVSSGATAWLASADFSALTTGRIGALRDAAREGPRSLLKSPSLHGTTAVTTSLPEELEQVERSLLVSRSTLLIVALQLALLAGYALLLVARLLSVERAGETRLLRARGASRGRVARLAAMEASLLALPAALCAPLLAGTLTRLLAGQGSLSRIGLRLDTSVTAAAVWWAAAAVALGCALAVTVPTLTARADGPGGGRARSLPAPVRAGADVGLLVIAAVAYWQLSRQTSGAVTGGTSRALGSDRAAGVPTNTLGIDPLLVAAPALALLAGTVLTLRLLPPVARLAERRAVSGRGLPTALAGWQFSRRPMRGAGPVLLLVLAVAMGMLAIGQGASWDRSQDDQADFLAGTSVRVLAGSEDGLARAGLYADLDGVRGAAPAMRTTLPLSGNRTAAVLALDTAGAGTDSAAGPGKGPGKGSFSGSGSGAGSGSADTETDPDPDAAAMLMRGDLAEEPVRRMLAGLGPGRPTQVGVPLPKDSERLALALRIRATEQRPDPDSADPAAFRSEMSADVTLTLEDRYGTPYHLPVGEFPADGRTHRLTADLVPDGQTPSDRAAEPLSLTGAQLDMAQPTGRAEEHRLSVEELTATRADGTKQRLSAPTSWQATSSSDSTTADPKAGNTPTRPDVESGSPLTVTYGTGFIPGDAPWETSSLMLRLQADRPLAPEVEAVATDDFLTAAGARTGQRLDVRFGGSAVPVRIVESVRALPTTEDPSAGDTSGGALLVDLRSVNRVLDERYGKSVAPTEWWLRTAPGATARVAAELRERPDVEPSQVIVRDEIAERLRDDPFGAGPEAAFAAASVVAAALAAVGFAVSTAGSLRERGAEFALLRALGAPRRQLARLIAAEQGVLVALALVVGVALGAVLSRAVIPLIVLTSRATRPVPEVLVELPLGRVAFLLAALVVAPLIVTGVLALRRGDSTASLRALHEQGGE, from the coding sequence GTGACGGGGTTCGTCTTCTCGCGCGTGCGGGCGCACCGCCTGCTCCTGGCCGCCGCGCTGCTGACCGTGCTGCTGACCACGGCGGTACTGACGACCCTGACCGCGTACTCGGGCGCGATCGGCGACGCGGCGCTGCGCCACTCGCTCCTCGACCCGGCGAGCACCGACCCGGCGGGAACCGCTTCGGAGAGCGCCGCGGCCACGACGCTGGTCGTCAAGGCCGATGTCCCTGCGCGGGAGCGCGAGGCCGCCGACAAGGCCGTACGCGAGGGGGCCCGGCGCACCTTCGACGGACTGCCGGTGACACTGCGGACGCTGACCCGGTCGGGCCCCTACGCCCTGCCGAAGTCCGTGCAGCCGCCCGCCGCCCGCTCGAAGGACCCGGATCTCACGCACTTCGCGGCGCTGGATCGCACCCAGGTACGGACGGTCGAGGGACGCCTGCCCGGCGCCCCGGCCGGGAACCGCGAGATCGAGGTGGCCCTTCCCGAGCCGGCCGCGCGGCGGCTGGCGCTGAAACCGGGGGCGCGACTGACACTCGTCGACCGCTTCGACGGCCCGGACGTACGGATCCGGGTGACCGGCCTGTACCGGCCCGTACGCATCACCTCGCCCTACTGGCAGTTGGACGATTTGCGCGGTCGCGGGGTCAGCAGGCTCGACTTCACGACGTACGGGCCGCTGCTCGCGGACCCGGCGGCTCTATCGGCGAAGGGGACCGGCGGGCAGGGGCCGTCGGTGAGCTCCGGGGCCACCGCCTGGCTGGCGTCCGCCGACTTCTCGGCGCTGACGACCGGGCGGATCGGTGCCCTGCGGGACGCGGCGCGAGAGGGACCGCGTTCACTGCTCAAGTCCCCCTCGCTGCACGGCACCACCGCGGTCACCACATCGCTGCCCGAGGAACTGGAGCAGGTCGAGCGGTCGTTGCTGGTCTCCCGCTCGACGCTGCTGATCGTCGCCCTCCAGCTCGCACTGCTCGCAGGATACGCGCTGCTGCTCGTGGCCCGGCTGCTCAGTGTCGAACGGGCGGGTGAGACAAGGCTGTTGCGGGCGCGGGGCGCTTCGCGCGGGCGGGTGGCCCGGCTCGCCGCGATGGAGGCGTCGCTCCTCGCCCTGCCCGCCGCGCTGTGCGCGCCGCTGCTCGCCGGGACGTTGACGAGGCTGCTGGCCGGACAGGGGTCGCTGTCGCGGATCGGCCTGCGCCTGGACACCTCGGTCACGGCCGCCGCGGTGTGGTGGGCGGCGGCCGCGGTCGCCCTGGGCTGCGCCCTGGCGGTGACGGTGCCCACGCTGACCGCACGAGCCGACGGCCCGGGTGGCGGCCGGGCCCGCTCGCTCCCGGCGCCGGTACGGGCCGGTGCGGACGTCGGCCTGCTGGTGATCGCGGCCGTCGCGTACTGGCAGCTGAGCCGGCAGACCTCCGGTGCCGTCACCGGCGGTACCTCCCGGGCGCTCGGCTCCGACCGGGCGGCGGGGGTACCCACGAACACCCTCGGCATCGATCCCCTCCTCGTCGCCGCCCCGGCACTCGCCCTGCTGGCCGGAACCGTGCTCACCCTGCGGCTGCTGCCGCCCGTGGCCCGTCTCGCCGAGCGGCGCGCGGTGAGCGGCCGGGGTCTGCCGACGGCACTCGCGGGCTGGCAGTTCAGCCGTCGCCCGATGCGGGGCGCCGGGCCCGTCCTGCTGCTCGTCCTCGCCGTCGCCATGGGCATGCTCGCCATCGGCCAGGGCGCGTCGTGGGACCGCTCGCAGGACGACCAGGCGGACTTCCTGGCGGGCACGTCCGTGCGGGTGCTCGCGGGCAGCGAGGACGGGCTGGCGCGGGCCGGGCTCTACGCGGACCTCGACGGCGTGCGCGGGGCCGCCCCGGCGATGCGTACGACGCTGCCGCTGTCCGGCAACCGCACGGCCGCGGTGCTGGCGCTGGACACTGCGGGCGCCGGGACGGACTCCGCTGCGGGGCCCGGCAAGGGTCCCGGCAAGGGCTCCTTCTCGGGCTCGGGCTCCGGAGCGGGCTCCGGTTCCGCGGACACGGAGACGGACCCGGATCCGGACGCCGCCGCGATGCTGATGCGCGGGGACCTGGCGGAGGAACCGGTCAGGAGGATGCTGGCGGGGCTCGGGCCGGGGCGTCCCACGCAGGTGGGCGTGCCCCTGCCCAAGGACAGCGAGCGGCTCGCACTGGCCCTGCGGATCCGGGCGACCGAGCAGCGGCCGGACCCGGACTCCGCGGACCCGGCGGCCTTCCGCTCCGAGATGTCGGCGGACGTGACGCTGACGCTGGAGGACCGGTACGGCACGCCGTACCACCTGCCGGTCGGAGAGTTCCCCGCCGACGGCAGGACACACCGCCTCACCGCGGACCTGGTGCCGGACGGGCAGACCCCCTCCGACCGGGCCGCGGAACCCCTCTCGCTGACCGGGGCGCAACTGGACATGGCCCAGCCGACGGGCCGCGCGGAGGAACACCGGCTGTCCGTGGAGGAGTTGACGGCCACGCGAGCGGACGGGACGAAGCAGCGGCTGTCGGCGCCCACGTCATGGCAGGCGACGTCCAGCAGCGACAGCACCACGGCCGATCCCAAGGCGGGCAACACCCCGACCCGTCCGGACGTGGAGTCCGGGAGCCCGCTGACAGTGACCTACGGCACCGGTTTCATCCCCGGCGACGCCCCCTGGGAGACCTCGTCGCTGATGCTCCGGCTGCAGGCGGACCGGCCCCTCGCGCCCGAGGTCGAGGCCGTGGCGACCGACGACTTCCTGACGGCCGCGGGTGCCCGTACGGGGCAACGCCTGGACGTGCGGTTCGGCGGTTCGGCCGTACCGGTACGGATCGTGGAGAGCGTGCGCGCGCTGCCGACCACGGAGGACCCCAGCGCCGGGGACACCTCCGGCGGGGCTCTGCTGGTCGATCTCCGCTCCGTGAACCGGGTGCTGGACGAGCGGTACGGGAAGAGCGTCGCGCCCACCGAGTGGTGGCTGCGGACCGCGCCCGGCGCCACCGCGCGGGTGGCGGCGGAACTGCGTGAACGGCCCGACGTCGAGCCGTCACAGGTGATCGTGCGGGACGAGATCGCCGAGCGGCTGCGGGACGATCCGTTCGGCGCGGGCCCGGAGGCGGCTTTCGCGGCGGCTTCCGTGGTCGCCGCCGCGCTGGCCGCCGTGGGCTTCGCGGTGAGTACGGCGGGATCACTGCGGGAGCGGGGGGCCGAGTTCGCCCTGCTCCGCGCCCTGGGGGCGCCGCGCCGCCAGCTGGCCCGCCTGATCGCGGCCGAGCAGGGAGTCCTGGTGGCGCTGGCGCTGGTGGTGGGAGTGGCGTTGGGGGCGGTGCTCAGCCGGGCGGTGATTCCGTTGATCGTGCTGACGTCCCGGGCCACCCGACCGGTCCCGGAGGTGCTGGTGGAACTGCCCCTCGGGCGGGTCGCGTTCCTGCTGGCCGCCCTGGTGGTCGCACCGCTGATCGTCACCGGCGTGCTGGCGCTGCGGCGGGGCGACTCGACCGCGTCGCTGCGTGCGCTGCACGAGCAGGGAGGTGAGTGA
- a CDS encoding globin, translated as MKEIRRGTLQEETFYEQVGGEETFRRLVHRFYEGVAEDPLLRPMYPEEDLGPAEERFMLFLIQYWGGPTTYSENRGHPRLRMRHAPFAVDRAAHDAWLKHMRVAVDELGLSEEHEHTLWNYLTYAAASMVNTES; from the coding sequence GTGAAAGAGATTCGGCGCGGCACGCTTCAGGAGGAGACCTTCTACGAGCAGGTGGGCGGCGAGGAGACCTTCCGGCGCCTGGTCCACCGGTTCTACGAGGGCGTCGCCGAGGATCCGCTGCTGCGGCCCATGTATCCCGAGGAGGACCTGGGCCCGGCCGAGGAGCGCTTCATGCTGTTCCTGATCCAGTACTGGGGCGGCCCGACCACGTACAGCGAGAACCGCGGGCACCCCCGGCTGCGGATGCGCCATGCCCCCTTCGCCGTCGACCGTGCCGCGCACGACGCCTGGCTGAAGCACATGCGGGTCGCCGTCGACGAGCTCGGTCTCTCCGAGGAGCACGAGCACACGCTGTGGAACTACCTGACGTACGCGGCGGCTTCGATGGTGAACACGGAGAGCTGA
- a CDS encoding methyltransferase domain-containing protein, with product MSTHALDHGLDDLAATARAALVRQIDASGAWGADPVWRDAFESVPRHLFVPYYYVGALGGYERRWGEDPSPRRREDWVRGAYLDAPLATRVRDGELLSSSSQPSLMAKMLTELEVRDGDAVLEIGAGTGYNAALLSHRLGDDLVTTVDLDAEITESARRHLAAAGHHPTVVTCDGARGCLERAPFDRVIATCTLSAIPRTWLAQCRPGARILAPFATGLIALRVRDTGHAEGRFLHTSAYFVPLRGGTRTEPELPDAGLEGLPRRATDHELFRFLLTLTAGGLAPGEAYALWEHETWPVRERYGITVGEGRTWAWLDDPEGPHTWPLP from the coding sequence ATGAGCACGCACGCCCTCGACCACGGGCTGGACGACCTCGCCGCCACGGCGCGGGCGGCACTGGTGCGCCAGATCGACGCGAGCGGCGCCTGGGGCGCCGACCCGGTCTGGCGGGACGCCTTCGAGAGCGTCCCGCGCCACCTCTTCGTGCCCTACTACTACGTGGGCGCGCTGGGCGGCTACGAGCGCAGATGGGGCGAGGACCCCAGCCCGCGCCGGCGCGAGGACTGGGTGCGCGGGGCGTACCTGGACGCCCCGCTGGCCACGCGCGTGCGCGACGGCGAGCTGCTGTCGTCCAGCAGCCAGCCCTCGCTGATGGCGAAGATGCTGACCGAGCTGGAGGTACGGGACGGGGACGCGGTCCTGGAGATCGGCGCGGGCACCGGCTACAACGCGGCGCTGCTCTCCCACCGCCTCGGCGACGACCTGGTCACCACGGTCGACCTGGACGCGGAGATCACCGAGTCCGCACGGCGGCACCTGGCCGCCGCCGGCCACCATCCGACCGTCGTGACCTGCGACGGAGCGCGCGGCTGCCTCGAGCGGGCTCCCTTCGACCGGGTCATCGCGACCTGCACGCTGAGTGCGATCCCGCGTACCTGGCTCGCCCAGTGCCGGCCCGGCGCCCGGATCCTCGCACCGTTCGCCACCGGCCTGATCGCCCTGCGGGTGCGGGACACCGGGCACGCGGAAGGCCGCTTCCTGCACACGTCCGCCTACTTCGTACCCCTGCGCGGCGGCACGCGGACCGAACCGGAGCTCCCGGACGCGGGCCTGGAGGGCCTGCCGCGCCGCGCCACGGACCACGAACTGTTCCGGTTCCTGCTGACCCTCACAGCGGGCGGCCTCGCCCCGGGCGAGGCGTACGCGCTGTGGGAGCACGAGACCTGGCCGGTGCGCGAGCGGTACGGGATCACGGTCGGCGAAGGCCGCACGTGGGCGTGGCTGGACGACCCCGAGGGGCCGCACACCTGGCCACTGCCCTAG